In a single window of the Littorina saxatilis isolate snail1 linkage group LG5, US_GU_Lsax_2.0, whole genome shotgun sequence genome:
- the LOC138967332 gene encoding uncharacterized protein: MAVDGVPRPQWQMFSPPRLPLFTSSKDGCLLDDYVTEARRIIAHFNLEALGGEAAEWLIQSLAGPAKKEINLHPPQATATANLVLTILQDTFGDHASISTLLASFYSISQSQEEGILSYAHRLQALQVKTNAVVAGTVSDAALRDRFMHGLFLPAMRRDLMRFARGREAVTFAAVRAEALRWMRDDFEVVTKQQHQATESSTKVRSLQLQVSKLAIKSAELRAALHQRPPDASRQQQPSAKPRCWLCNRHGHLQSRCPTKRHGGEQPLSWRQPSELRVDQQSTSIKQPPREQSSQTEEVVTAQEQLTAKHEASIDRLETRLKKELEAKQQLQDERFQKDLEIRQLRERLVFKCEEVSIERKAAGHIRRDLEALLRHQLTEKEHRLATAPAPVEPHDADPITLWDSVLNLSCPFTLSPS; this comes from the coding sequence atggcggtcgaCGGGGTTCCTAGACCCCAGTGGCAGATGTTCTCCCCTCCCAGGCTCCCCCTCTTCACTAGCAGCAAAGATGGCTGTCTGCTAGACGACTACGTCACAGAGGCTCGTCGCATCATTGCCCACTTCAACCTGGAGGCGCTGGGCGGCGAGGCTGCTGAATGGCTGATCCAGTCACTTGCTGGGCCTGCCAAGAAGGAGATCAacctgcacccccctcaggcgaCTGCCACTGCCAACTTAGTCTTGACCATCCTGCAGGACACGTTTGGGGACCACGCCAGCATTTCCACTCTACTAGCGTCGTTCTACAGCATCTCCCAGAGTCAAGAGGAGGGCATTCTCTCATATGCCCACAGGTTGCAGGCTCTGCAGGTGAAGACGAATGCTGTTGTTGCCGGTACGGTTTCCGATGCTGCACTTCGTGATCGATTCATGCACGGACTGTTCTTGCCTGCAATGAGACGGGACCTCATGCGCTTTGCGAGAGGGCGTGAGGCTGTCACTTTTGCGGCAGTCCGTGCAGAAGCTCTCAGGTGGATGAGAGATGATTTCGAGGTGGTGACGAAGCAACAACATCAAGCAACAGAGAGCAGCACTAAGGTACGCAGCCTGCAATTACAAGTCAGCAAACTCGCCATCAAGTCAGCAGAGCTTCGAGCTGCCTTGCACCAACGCCCGCCGGATGCCTCTCGTCAACAGCAACCGTCCGCGAAGccacgttgttggctttgcaaccGCCACGGGCATCTACAGAGCAGGTGCCCTACCAAGCGGCATGGAGGTGAACAACCGCTGTCATGGAGACAGCCCAGTGAGCTACGTGTGGACCAGCAGTCAACATCCATCAAGCAACCGCCCCGCGAGCAGAGCAGTCAGACAGAGGAGGTTGTGACTGCTCAGGAACAGCTGACGGCGAAGCACGAGGCCTCCATTGACAGATTAGAGACCCGACTGAAGAAGGAACTGGAGGCCAAGCAACAGTTACAGGATGAACGCTTCCAGAAGGATTTAGAAATACGCCAACTTAGAGAGCGGTTAGTCTTCAAGTGTGAAGAGGTGTCGATTGAGCGGAAAGCAGCAGGACACATTCGCAGAGACCTGGAAGCGTTGTTGCGACATCAgctcacagagaaagagcatcggCTTGCGACAGCCCCAGCCCCCGTAGAACCTCACGACGCTGACCCGATAACATTGTGGGATTCTGTGCTCAATTTGTCCTGCCCCTTTACTCTAAGTCCCAGCTAA